A window of the Xenopus laevis strain J_2021 chromosome 9_10L, Xenopus_laevis_v10.1, whole genome shotgun sequence genome harbors these coding sequences:
- the cbx1.L gene encoding chromobox protein homolog 1 yields the protein MGKKQNKKKMEEVVDEEEEEYVVEKVLDRRVVKGKVEYLLKWKGFSNEDNTWEPEENLDCPDLIAEFLQSQKSAYESDKSEGSKRKADSDTEVGGEESKPKKKKDEAEKPRGFARGLEPERIIGATDSSGELMFLMKWKSSDEADLVPAKEANVKCPQVVISFYEERLTWHSYPSEEDDKKDEKN from the exons ATGGGAAAGAAGCAGAACAAGAAAAAGATGGAAGAGGTTgtggatgaggaggaggaggagtatgTGGTGGAGAAGGTGCTGGACCGACGGGTGGTGAAAGGGAAAGTGGAGTATCTGCTCAAATGGAAAGGCTTTTCTAA CGAGGATAACACCTGGGAGCCGGAGGAGAACCTGGACTGTCCCGATCTCATCGCCGAGTTCCTGCAGTCGCAAAAATCCGCGTACGAGTCGGACAAATCAGAGGGCAGCAAACGCAAGGCGGATTCAGACACGGAGGTCGGGGGGGAGGAGAGCAAGCCCAAGAAAAAGAAAGATGAA GCGGAGAAGCCCCGCGGCTTTGCCCGAGGACTGGAACCGGAGAGGATCATTGGTGCCACGGACTCCAGCGGGGAGCTGATGTTCCTCATGAAATG GAAAAGCTCAGATGAAGCCGACCTGGTCCCGGCCAAGGAGGCCAACGTGAAGTGCCCGCAGGTGGTGATCTCGTTTTATGAGGAGAGGCTGACGTGGCACTCGTACCCCTCCGAGGAGGACGACAAGAAAGACGAGAAGAACTAA